Part of the Nicotiana tabacum cultivar K326 chromosome 20, ASM71507v2, whole genome shotgun sequence genome, TTGATATTTGAGAGGTGAGTTTcatatttcaaataaataatggATGAGTCCTTGGGAATAAGTTCaaaagagagctgatggtttctctaaataTTCCTAACAAATTTCATATTAGTCATTACAAAGTATATATTTTAAAGAATATTTTGATACCCATCACCCGGAGGGTGTGGAGGGAGAGCAGAACCTACAGGTTCGGCCGAAGCTAGTAGTTTTAGTCATAaccatgtatttgtcttaaaaaattattgaacaagtataaattattaatttagaacccaataacttaaaaaaattaaaatcccaAACTCATAATAacattcaaatcctgattctgccTTGCCTCTGTCCGTCACCTTCAAACCCTAAATCTGCCTCTGATTCTCCATTCTCTCAAATTCGAAACTAATTCTTCCACCTCATTTTATGAGACATGTTTACTATTTATGAAATCAAAAGAatttttatttggttgtaattTTCTCCTATGTCttgaattattaattattataaattaaaatattttttaagtttctttctaaaaatataaattttatttcaaaaatttaaatGTCTATGGTCGAATTTATATTGAAATTATTAGTGCTTAATCTTATACTCCAAATCGCGTTTCATAAagtgaaacggagggagtagtaattGCTCATCTCACTATAGTTCTCCGTGATAAACGTAAAGATAATAAGGGTGTGCTAATCACTACCTAATCACGGCAAGTCACCTAATATAATAACACTAATCTTCTAGAAACAAAAGACTCCCCGCCCCACACGAATATGCTTCTGTGCGCACGAGTGAACaatatattactccctccgtttcaatttacgtGAATTTGTTTGACtggggtgaaattcaaaaatagtcagatttacaactggtcgttcaaatatagtccagtttcaaaagaaatcaaaatttagccacttttcatgtaaagataaatctgagcgaaaacactgttcaaaacctgGAAAATACGCCGTacattatgctggagttccagcataagtatacttgaactccaatatattatactggagttccaagataagtatgttggaactccaacataagATGATGGAGTTCCAttataagtacactagaactccagcataatataatagagttccagcaagtataccggtccagcataatatactggagtttggagcaccggtgctccagtctccagtatattatactggaaccagcaaagtatatcggtccagcataatatgctggagttcatacacaggtgcaccgaactccagtatattttgctggaccggtctctgctgcagcaaaatagtggccaTTTTTCATTAACTtagtaaacgctggctatttttgaataatCAGTCTgcaaactggctataccgtgctatttttacgttTGATTGGACacatagtttaagaaaaaataacgatttttgaaatttgtggtcctaaataagTCAAAAAGGGTACAGAGTATTTGTatgattataaaagcttcttattaagggtaaaattataaatttaaactaAATTACTATTAAATTTAGAAAgaaatcattctttttggaacgaattaaaaaggaaatagtgtaTAAGTATCTGTCTATAATTTCCTTGATAATTGTGACTCAACTGTGGTAGAAGTGTGAAATTGAACATGTGTTTTCATTCATATAAAAACgtcgaaaaacaacaaaaaggtcaaaaattaGCAGCCCCACCGCCCTCCTTCCCCACACCTCGTAACAAATAAAGACACATTTCCCCAGCCTTAACGCGCTAACCCCCCATCCTCCTTCCTTTTTGTCCTCCTCATACACACTTTCCTTTCACCTTCTCCATTTTTTCCTTCTTctccatttttttaaaattttctgaGTCCTCTTGTGATTTTTCTAAACCCTCTTCTAAATTCCTCGGAACCAAAAAATTACTCCATCGGTTATTTTATGtgactttttttaaaatttatttatatttatatagcttaacttttcattttatatGCTCTTATatgaataaaaatattaatacCAAAAACTTTGTAATTAGTGTGtatcaaaattaatttttttcttaattttcgtACTTAATCAAATACTATCATATAGTCAAATACTATCATATAGAATAAAATTAAATGAATATCAAACTtcatctttttataaatgaatgctattatattatttgaaatcattgAATTATTTGTTTGACTATGATTTTATCAAGCACCGCATCTTCTCTATCATTTACATAATATCCATAATATTTTTTGGACATatattaatatatttaactttCATATTGGAACTATTATTATGGAAAGAATAGTAATTATAGCAAGACAAACCAAACTTGGTACTACTATTCTTCCAACCACCCAATATATAGCCCTCATTTATTTCAAACCCCCAATCCTCATCCTTTAAAGCTCTTATATACTGGTTCTCCTCCTCCTAATTCCTCATCACTATTCCTTTCAAATTCTCTTCTATTAATTCAAATTTCTGCAACATCACATCGAATTTGGAGTTCTGGGTATCTCTTGAAAATGGAGTCTGAAACCTTAAAAGATTCGTATAATGATGAGGTGGAAGTCATCGGAAAATTAACCGAAGAATTCACAGAGCAGCTAAAGAAGAAACAACAGATGATAATCGAAGATCAAACAGAACAATATAATAAtgatgacgacgatgatgatgatgaggttgaAGATGGTgacgatgaagaagaagaagaggaggagtttTCTTTCGCGCCTATGACAGACGCGCCTCCGATAACGGCGGAGGAGGTGTTCTACAACGGTCAAATCCGACCCCTTTTCCCGTTATTCAATCAAAACCTTCTTTTGTCCGAGGATGATTTGGAAAAGTTGAAGGAGCGATCACCGGTAAACAAGATATTTATACAAACAGAAGAAAATTCTCCGGCAACTTCCTCTTCATCGGAAAATCAAGAAATAGCTGGACCGTTTTGTGAATGGTCCAAAGATAATAAGGCAATtgaagcttcttcttcttcttctcctgaGGTATGCAAAAAGAGTAACTCAACAGGATTTTCAAAGCTATGGAGATTCAAAGACTTTCTTCACCGGAGTAACAGTGATGGACGAGACGCCTTTGTGTTCTTGAACCCTGCCACAACTACTCCGGCGAAGACAGAAGAAAAAGTCGAAGTCAACGAGCAAGTTTTAACAcagaagaataaaaagaagaagaagggtaCTGTTGTAAAGAAGAGCGAAGGTGTGTTAGCACATGAAGCTTACATGAAGAGTAAAGCTAAGGATGAAGATCGCCGGCGATCGTATCTTCCTTACCGGCCGGAGCTCGTCGGATTTTTCACTAATGTGAACGGCGGATTAACGAGGAACGTACATCCATTCTAACAAGGCATAAAAATTGGTGCAATGGAGTTAGTCTTAagttattttagttttttttttcttgggtTGATgaaatctttaattttttttaatattatagtgTAGTTGGTTTTGGAAGATATGTTGTCAATATTATTAGGTCGGTTTGATTAGATCAATATGGCTTAAGCCTTAAGGGATATAGGTATAAGTTGGCATTTCCCCCCCTTATTTGAGCTTTGTAAATCTTAATTTACCATTTTGGTTTTACTACTTTTGCAAACCTTTGACCATCTATTGGTGGTtgtataattaatatttacatatgATAAGGATATATTATGCATTCAATTTTAACAAAAGAAATGAATTAGATTTATAATTGCATGGATATGAGTTATCTCAAAAGAAATCAATGCTAACTTGTATAAGATGGATTCATTTAGGAAATACCAACAGGTTGCGATTAAAATATTATTGTTACACTTATATTAGATACAAAGGGTCATATAGTagattttattttggttttatgACCACATACCTAAAATAGTTTTTGCAATGGACAAGTATAAAgtaattattatgtttttaaaataaaatactaaaaaataatttaattttaaatttctcaTATAATTACTATGACATGTTTTTATAGTTACATTTTAAATATCAAAAGTTCTGTAAGTCCTTTTTTTTAAAGTTCCATATACATTTGAATAGAGGGATTACTAAAATGACCAAATTGGTCATGGTGACAAGAATTTTGAAACTTAGGCTGATCTATTTTGAGCCGTCAAGAAAGTACTCTTGCCAACCATGTCGTTGTCTAATGCAGGTTTTTGGAGTTAATTTTCACGAGCATTCTCTGAAGTATCCTCCCAACTTCAGTCAGAAAACTTTGAACATGTAGAAAAGCACATGGGCTgctctttaattttcaaattataTGTTATACACCCCAATTCTTTtcagaacaaaaacaatgaatattattaaaataaaaaataagtcttaaaaaaaaaggaaacaaaagggACCACTGCTGGAATCTAAAGTGGTGTATTAAAAGGGCGGACAGTGTATTCATTTGAACTTCAAGGAGAGGGCATCTTGAAATATTAATTGGGCATACATGCTTGAGCCGACCATGCACAAAAGAGGACCAGAATTCCTCCGACCAAACATTTACTAGTGTAAATTTTGGCAGGTAAAAATCTTCTCTCGTGTCGTTCAAATGTAAGGAGATGGTGGCATTTATTTGTCTGGGAACATAAGAAGCATCAAATTATCTTATTCCATCTGTACAGTAGACTCTAGGCTCTGAATCTTTTTGAAAGAGTTGTcccatttataaaaattaatttagctCAAATAGTTAGGATGTGGGAATTGAAAAATTGTAATTTTCAATGTGATGTGATGAcctaccatgtcatcatgctattcgAGGACTATTTGGCACATATACTTGCCATGTGTAATAGAGACTAGCTCTTGGTGAAATATTCTAGAACTATAGAGAGTTTTCTTGAGAAAGCTCTAGATATTTATAAATTTGGTAGGAAGACTCTATTGGAAAGCCTTGGAATGTTCTAGTCATGTTGAAGATTTTAGATGGTGTACTTATTTGTAAATATGGAAGGACTTGTGAAACAATTattatttacacactagccctaCGTGACTAGTATAAATATGAGGCATTCATTTATAACTCACGaagcaaaacaatcaagttctctATGATAAAAAGCTTCCTTTGACAAATTTTTCCTGCCTATTTTATCTGACATTCCCTTAGCGGTCTTGAATGTAGTATTttaggctgacttggcatagcagaATCGTGAGCAAGTTGTCAAGTGTCGCACGTACTTTTAGTTtaagactaaggacgtgacatcAAGCTCGTAATATTATAGATCGAATTGTATCCTCTTAACCGCTAAACTTTCTTATCTTATACTTTGATCCTATCAAGGAGAGAAGAGATAGCTTTTCGATAGTTCTTTTGGGAGGGGAAGTAATGAGCCAAGCAGTAGCAGTGACAGTTAGTTGGTTAGGTAGTTAATTGGTTGTAACTTAAGCTTATTATGATTAGTGATAGAATTAGTTAACTATAGCTAGTGGTTGAGTtagttctatttttcttttcctacATATACATGTACATGTACATGTGGATTGTAATAGTAAGATTTCAGTTGAATCTTTGGAAATGTTCCCTCCATTTCACTCCAACCTCATTCTCTGCTTTGGCGATCTATTCATCTTTAGGAATTCTCTTCTATTCAGCTCAAATCCATGGCCGAGCATCATGGATAGCTGAATTTGACATGGTATTAGACCCACACGGTCATTATTgtggtcttcttcttcttcttctcaaattcTTTTTTATAAGTTTATTCATTGGACTCATTAATGGAGAAAATCGATAATACTGAGCCCGAGAATTTGAGCCATAATCGTCCTCCTTTTCTGAATTCGAATGATAACTCAGGTGCAATTTTGATTTCCTTACAACTATGAGGACCAGAAAATTACTCCATTTGAAGTCTGGCGATGAAAATTGCTATCCTAGGCCGAAATAAGCTAGGGTTCATTGACATCACATGCAAAAGGGAGAATTACAGCACGAACCTCGTCGATCTCTAGAAGCGATCAATGCGATAGTATTATCGTAGTTAATGAAATGTGTTTCGCTAGATTTACTCAGTGGAATAGTCTATTCCTAGAATGTCAGTGTGGTTTGGAATGACTTGAAGGAGAGGTTATACCAAGTTGATTGCTCTAGAATTTTTCAGATTCACAAAGAAATCGTCACTGCAAGTCAGGGAACCAGCTCGATCTCAACTTATTATTAAAAATTGAGGCTGTTTTGGgcagaattttgataatttagTCCCAATTCTAGGATGTGATTGTGCAAAATCTCGTGAATTTGTTCAATTCATGAACAAGCACATAGCCAACTCTTGATGATGGTCTGTGTTCCATCTGTGAACAAAGCTTATCCTATGTTAATAGAGCGTGAGAGTCAAAGAACTATGTTTAACACCTTTACCATTGTTGATGGGGGTGATGGCTGCACTGATGACAACTAGATTTGGGAGTCAACggagcaaaagaaaaattacaatctTTAATGTGATGTTTGTAAATTGAAAGGTCACACTAAAAAACCCCGTTACAAGGTAGTAGGATATCCAAAGAATAACAAATTCAGGAAGACGTATAATCCATAGGCAACAGTTAATCgaggtgtcaccaagtcatgagcatctagacaACCAGTCTAAGAAATATTGTCTACAAAAGTCTGTGTCTAAAtatcaatacagaaaagaaagataTCAAAGAAGGAGAATAAGGACTGCGAATGCTGgtagctacctcgtaagtctttGATACTCGACTACGCACGAGCTCAACGTCCTCCATGACTGGACACACCTAGATCGGCATATGAAGTGTagggtatagcatgagtacaaccaactcagtaagtaatagaaaaaaataaaaaactaagaagtagtgacgagctatataAATTCCGGCAATATAAGTCAAGTCAGCTGCATATTTACTAAGTTCAGGTAGACCATATATAATATTTCGTAGAAGTTCAAAACAGTAATATAAATCAGCTAAGTGTAGCAAAAAATCAAGATAATACAACCTCTCAGGGTAAAAGTCACTCAAGCTCTCAATAGCTCAGAACTCGGCTCTCAGGCCTCAATACACACActtaataggtacctgcgctcactgggggtgtacagactccggaggggctcctacagcccaagcgctataattcacacagacaactcacgtgttgtacgaagaactcatgtgctataatatcatatcaagatTTGCACGGACATCTCACGTGCTACAACATCATATCaggatccgcacgaacaactcatgtgctacagTATCAATACCTCACCCTCAGgtccttggcctcactcagtcatcaacctcccTAGTCTCTCGGGCTGTCAGAAAACATATAAATCAGCTCAAACAAAGATAATAAcatgtatcaacaaggaacaataaGAGATAGAGGTGTGATACACAAATAAAGTCATGACTGAGTATAAGATAGCAATTAGTAGCTAAATCAACAAGTGCACGACCTCTACGGGTCCCAACAATGACgtcatatagcctaagcatgatctctaacatggaTTTCAGTCCAATTTCTATAACACCGAGAGAAATATATAGCTAATAACAAGTTATTCCAATTTACGATTcaacgggatggaccaagtcacaatccccatggtgcacacccacacgccagtcacctagcatgtgtgtcacctccaaaataatcacatatcacaacatcctgggtttcataccctctggaccatatttaaaactgttacttacctcaatccgagctaaACGCTACTCCAAAATGTCTTTGCCTCGCGAGCCGGCCTCCgaatgtcccgaatctagccacaagtagtacaatacaattaatataggctTAAGgcattaattccacaagaaaactaatAAATTagagccaaaatccgaaatcggcttaACCCGCCTctagggcccacatctcaaaatccgacaaaagtcacaaaacccgaaagcccattcactcatgagtctaaccataccaaacttatcaaaatccgacaccatttggtcctccaaatccccaaaattcactctccaattctcaagccctaaacttccaaatttcacctcaaaaactcaccaactaggtgtaaaatcattagggaaacataattattgaatataAATAGGCTCAAAGATTCTACCTCAGTAATCACTTCGAAAACACTCTCAAAATCCTCCAAAATCCGCGCTCAAGGTGATAAAAAgggtgaaaaatctcgaagtttcgtatttatatgttctgcccaagcctttcgcacctgcgattaaTACTCTGCTCCTACGGTCCCGCATCGAAAATGTCGCTTTTTTAGAAGTCACTTGAACCCCCAGGGTTCGCACCTACGCTCTAGGTTCCGCACCTGTGAACTCGCATCTGCAGCCCTTTTGCCTCGTTTTCTGCGAAATCACTCACTCCTAGCTGCCTCCGCACCTGCGTCCTCTTGCCCACATCTATGCTACCGCAGGTGTGGGAAATCCTTCGCACCTGCAGCCCCTGTCCTTCATAGCcttgcccgcacctgcgaccttcCTCTCCGCTTCTAcaggtgtcgcgccccctttttctcgcgaaatcgggtttatgacatttgagaggacaactcgttccctttttgggaattgggtttgaattgaagagtcaccacctaatgattaaagtgcattaggacactaggaaggaattgatctagaaaaccagagattgggtaagggctagaaattatcccgaggggaaggtgttaggcacccctcaggatccactagtgtggttcccgtccATGCTaaaattgtgactttaagtacaagtaacaagtaagcaaataaaggtttcaaatatgagggattGTCACATTATGACTAcaaataaattaaagtttgaagaaacaaagaaagctgaaattttgaggaaatagtttgaaaattttgaaaaagtaataaaatacacaagtaaagggaagggagtcctaggtttaaaaataatatggatcacatcaatacaatacccggtaatcactcctcagaagaggagttacacgtggtattaacgcaccggtcattatatccatatataccctttcccaccccgttaaggtattaaaacgcATAATAGTTTCGTTATTTATTGCATGCtcttacccgtcccaatcctatcagtcccggagacatttgggactactagtcctaaagggaagggagattgggCTTTTGGTTTAAAGGACAAAATCTAGGACGACAAAAAAAAACACATAGAGCAGATATAGGAAAACACATAACATTTaaaggctcaaacaggcctcctcaacttaatgacagattgtttagcatgtcttgcatgtactggttatggtctgaattaaacaaaaaaaaacgttaaagcaggctgatttatcacatattttcatataagaagtccgaattagacctgcacgctggttgtaattatcaaagactggtGCAGTTATAGCCTTTACCCTAAAacttgcctaggtgaaacctataggcatgatatctatgcaTAACAGAAATATtctgattttaaagaaaaggacTTATTGATTGCAGGAACATAAGTTCTGTAAATATTAAGTAATGTTACTGCTGTTTTTTTAGACTCATAAGCGAGATAGACAATTCAGATTCGgttgattactcctataggcatgttttctaagcgttattgatttAAAAACATTTATAGTCGAAATAAAAATgcaggagtcctataggcatTGTATCTAAAATGCTGTTTGTTATTAAAACCTGTGAACAcgtttgcctagtgatagatgcatatgcagaattcaagaagtcctatagacaggttgtctatatgatatgcagcattatgaaatgtagaacctatagacatgttttctagataATACAGAAATGCAGAAatttatagacatggtttctatatgaaaatgcaggacttgtaaacatgatttctatatgaaaatgcagaacctataaataggatttctatatgaaaatgcaaaaTTGAAAGTAGGACATGATTGCAGAAGTATAAtaaatacctatgaacatgatatctaccccttttgcatgcatgatttacgcccccttttcactaaaaccccataagttattacaaattattacagcccagaatgaataagaaaagcaaattacatcagaaattaaagtacaaccaaggggagctTAATTCAGActccaggtctgaaatatgaaatgaaccaactccaaagatcaaatatccaaagcctttctcttactTGGGATGTGTCAGAGCTCCCTAAGAGTCTTAAATGGactccgagcagtgctcacacccaagtatATTGCAGAATATGagtcatagtgcagtgtggaagggccaaccctaaaatgtccaagtttagagggaactcaaggtcccaaagcaaggctcataggaggagggcagaacttagaatctaagagagagtgtaagtgcagagaGGGGATTTTGGTGAAAGCCAAGACAAGATAGTGGTCATACCTAGCAATTGGAGTGCCGGCACACCtcaaccagcctgttagccacattgtttgggagttaggatcccctaagggatcaagtccagacatgagcaacaaCTTGGATGTTGCCATATTCTGAActtcaactcaaacacatagaaggggacAGGGGTGCAGGGATTCACAGTAGAAACATATGCTAATTAACATTAAACATAGGCAGTAAAATAGACAGGGGTGTAGAAGCTATAAAATAAACATATTGGGATGAGGCTGAAAatcaaactagaacataccagttttaaggaaacaagaaaagaaatcagtagtcttgtgaagccaaagtgcaagcaaatagtcagaatgctatgattagagaactatgatacttgagtagtataaaagtgttaaattgagagtgtgttaaagtgcagaagggtcgtgcccttttatagtgtagaaaacAAGCAGAATAAGGTAGGAGAATGatttgaaaatcaattacaaaaatTTCCCTTTGATTAAGGGATTCTAATTTCAAACGTAAAAATAATGATGGTAAGAGATTGATCAAAACCCTTTCCAAAGCAGTACAAGAATGGTAAATACACAGAGATTTATTTAAGGAAAAAAGTCTGATAGCACATGGTTTGCGCAagtaaggaaaggaaatcagttaacaACCAAGAAATCAAAATTAAAGGCTTTGtacgaatgaaccaagtcaggaaaagtgaggaaaggttttacttaaggaaaatcagtaacaatcaatcaattctaaaaaaaaagattctgaatcaatcataagTTGGAAAGCCTTTTGAAGAAAGGTTCAACACACATATAAAAGCATACACACATGCTTAAACAAGAAAGAACTGTCATGCCtttgtaaaatcagtagaaagaAAAGGTTCAACATTGTATGAAAACTAAGATATCCAAACTCATTCAGAGGTTTAAAACCAGTCTGAAAGAGCTAAGGGGTTTTTGAAATAAATCCCTAGTTCGAACAAACCAGAAAACATAAGGAGAGGGCAAGCAAGTTAAGTTGAGACATGTGTAGAGGTTTCAGAAGAGAATTAAAgcttctaacatgcttctttcAGAACTCATGAGAGAACATGGTAGCAAAGTAACATGCAAACAATAGCAGGATTCAGAGGATAGAATGGAAAATACTGATAAGAATAGCAGAGGAAACATGCTTAAGAGGCTcttttagaagaactcaaacaaagttcagtagaagAAAAGTAGTAAGCACACTTAAGAACGCGGTAGAAAAATACAGTAGAGGGATTCACAGAACATAATGGAAATACTGGTAggaatagtagaagaaacatgcttaaggaGTTTTCTAAAAGGAACTTAAATAGGGCTTAGTAGAAGGCAAACAAAGAACTTTAAGAACTTAGTaagaaaatacagtagaagaacacaaaaacaTCAGAAAATTATAGCAGAAAAGCACATATAGAATAACATAGTAAGATAGTTATACAAGAGCATGGTAAAAGGAAGAATACAagaacacaataggagcaagtacacgtaaaggaaaagaaaagtcagaaatcacttaaacattttagaaaaccctagatcagaaaagaaagatcttaaaaaaaataatttttgaaagaagaaattggggaaatggtttgaaaactcaagtagagcatagatatataacagatctaagaaaaatcagagaaaacctcgaagggttagggttttagaagaaccctagaatgagaaaggctttgataAGGTCTCCGATCTGAGTCGAAGAAGTCAGAAACAGGCTCATAAGACCAGGATACGCCGCAGcaaagccggagatggccgtgaaacCTCGAGCCGACAAAGATCTGAGTGAGAATCTTCTAGGTCAGACCCCGAATCTTCAAGTACCAAGTGTACAAGAGCAAAGAGAGGTGAGTTTAAGACTCCCaagg contains:
- the LOC107781308 gene encoding uncharacterized protein LOC107781308, translating into MESETLKDSYNDEVEVIGKLTEEFTEQLKKKQQMIIEDQTEQYNNDDDDDDDEVEDGDDEEEEEEEFSFAPMTDAPPITAEEVFYNGQIRPLFPLFNQNLLLSEDDLEKLKERSPVNKIFIQTEENSPATSSSSENQEIAGPFCEWSKDNKAIEASSSSSPEVCKKSNSTGFSKLWRFKDFLHRSNSDGRDAFVFLNPATTTPAKTEEKVEVNEQVLTQKNKKKKKGTVVKKSEGVLAHEAYMKSKAKDEDRRRSYLPYRPELVGFFTNVNGGLTRNVHPF